TTGAGGCCCAGTGTGTATGGCCAGCCAGCTGGaaaagaagtttttttttttttttaatcctcaaTATAAGGCCAGACTGACTCTTCTTGTTGGTGAATTTGCATTGTTAGAGGATTGGCTTATTTTAATGTGTTGCTTGCTCCAGTGACTGTCCATACTTTCTGAGACTTCACTTTGCATGTTACCCCATTTAATTCACATAAATGTTCTGCATGCACACTATGAGTGACATGGTAGAAGTCATTGTAATTGTTCCAAAAGCTATTTTATCAAACATGGGGAGTACGTATAGTGCTGTGTTTCAGCACAATAAGGCCATCTAGTGGTATTTTCTAGGTCAACCCAATTAGTTTTATGTACTCaaaatactgtactgtacaacCATAGCAGATTGCTCCTACTTTTTATTTGGTTTACTTCGGAGAGCCTATTATGCGATGTGGTCGCATTTCTGAGCCTATTTAAgtttaatacaaaaaatactgTAATAATTTCCCAGGTAAATTATAGTTAATAAATATCTGCTCATTTTCAGCTGTACATTTTGTTCGCCTACAGAGGGCGCTATAAACCCAACAATTAAACTGACTAGTGCTATCATAATGACCTTACTTTAGGCTCCAGCCTAATCTTGATTGATTAcatgttgttgtcattttcgTTTTGCAAACACTAAGAACCAAACCCAAGATAATTATTGCATCAATTACCTCATAAGAAGTGTATAATTAATATCAATGTGAGTGCATTAGCCTTAAAAAGTTCGAGAGTGCTATAAATTAGTCCATATCTGTCTCtactttgtttgtgtgttgttcaTGGTGTGTAGTGCAACTCAAGATCGAAATGGATTATTTGTGTAGTGGATGCATGACAGCAGGCTCACTCATCTGCTAACTGATTCATTTCATTGTGTGCCCCATTTGTGAACCAACATTGTAAAAGGAAGAAGATGAATGCTCTCTTAGCTTTGTCTGGCATCATGTTTGAAAAGAGCACTTGAGTATCatagcaacaaaaacaaagaaatcaaaaacaaataagtctGTGTACCGGTCTCAGCCATGCGTTTGTTCTTCACTTTCTTATTGTGATGATGTTTCTATAGAAACTCTCCCCAGAGATTTATTTCACGGTAAACGCTCGAGAGAGCTTGATGTTTTCGGCAGACCTTACTGGGTGGAAAGAGAACTtatttgacattatttttggcttaaaaaaaacaacaacttttcaATTCCTTGCTCAATGCAATTACAATCGGATAACATTAGGCCTGTATTATTCCGTCTCGTTGATTTGGAATTGTTTAAATGTCACCTTAGTAAATCCATAGCAGCAATGTAATGtagacgtgcgtgtgtgcatgcgtgtgacATGCCAATCATTTCTGCTCTGCAGTTTAATACTCCCcctaggcttttttttctatttctcgGTAGCATGCGCTATTGTTTGTGCAAGGTGATAAAATGCAGTGCAGTGCACTCAGCTCTATTTCCACTGTTTGTATtccaaataatattaataattaatttttcTTACTCTGTACAATGTACATCAATGCTCTGGTCCAGCTCTTTCTTGCCCTATTTAGTCTAcatgaatgcaaaataattcTCGAAATTATTTCTAAAGCTTCATTCAACAGTCATTACTCGAAATAGCTggtgttttttaaaagaaaaaaaagcaatatatTCAGTCAAAAAAAATATCGGTCTGAATCTTCACTGTCCTCACATCTGAGTTTCTCGGAGAGACATCCTGCTCACTCTGACATGAAGCTTTAGCCTGAgcaaatgaatatttaaattaGTTCCAGactgttaaaaaatgcatatGGTTTTAAGAATCTTCATGTAATATTTGTAGATTGCGCTCATTTATTTGTCCTGCCCTATTTATACTGGGTTTTCTTTGTAACACAGAAATAATGCATTTATATTCCCAAAAGACACTCAATGGATGATGATTGTCTTAAGACATTTTGGTAAACCGTGGCACTCAGGGTATCAAACTTTCAAATACTTATATATAAGtacttataataataatacttatAATAAACAAGTGGCTGATTTGAGGTGTGATTCCGTTATATGACAGTAAATGAGTGTGAGCACTTTTTTATCATtatgaaaaacaacagaaaataCATGTACATCAAGAATTGGATAATTGCTAGtccttttttatatataatgcATGTCAgtaatatttgaaataaatagtaTGTGTCATTTCctttctaaataaataaatataaatacatataggTCTGGCCAGACTGTCCCTGCCATGATTTATATTCACAGAATATATTctgcagagcagagcagggcAGAGGTCAGTCAACGGGTGAGGGATTGAGTGTGGCAGGTTTATCGAGAAAGTAAACGCTTTCCACCGTTAGTGAGCCAGGCGTGCCTGATGCACCCTTGACAAAGAAACTTGATATTATATTAAATCCTGCAGACTGTTTTAATCAAATGTCTTCCCTCTTTAGGTGGGCAGTGGAGGAAAGCAGCTCCTGGTGGAGTCTCGCAATATTATGCTAAGGGAAGGGAGACGGCGCCATTAGCTCGACTGCGGCTTCTGGTGTGCATGCTGGACTCTGTGAGTTCCTCGCCGTGATCCTCCGACTTTTTATCTGCAATGGTGGCCAGGAGGCGCAACGTGGCCGAGTCCCACTCTTCAGGAAGCAGCAAGAGCAAGAAGCCCAGGCAGATGATGCACGTGGCCGCGAGGCGGACCATGCTGAAGATCACCGCGTGTTTAAGGATATCTACAGCTGcagtaaagaaacaaaaaggacCAGCAGGgtaagcaaacaaaaagagatTAATTAGAAAAGTGACTGTGGTGGGTTGAATAGGCGGATGAGTGAAGAAAATGCGGATTATCATTAGGAAAAGTGATCCACCTGATCCGCTCGGTATTTGTGCTCTGCAGCCATGGCACTTTACTGTCCTACCAAAATCTAGTCCACTAAATCTAACAACAGGTATTTACTGTTGCCGTAAAACATGAATTATATGGATAATAGAATGTAAACCAAAAGTAATATTTGAACTGCATAAAGAAACTTTACCTGCATTTCCCGGGACACTGAGGAGCGTCCCTATGGAGATGAGAATGGGGTACGTTAGGACAACACCGACGTGAACCAGAATGTTGAATACTGGAAAGGACACAGTAGTATTCATTTGGAAGGTGATTCAATGCTGGGCCAAATATTACCAAAAATAATTGCTTTGGACAGTGAGGACAACTCCATGAAGCTTCAAGCATGGATGTAAACAAAAGCAGTGGTGTGTCATTGTCTCACCTAGCCACAGTCCTGCCAGGCCACACATGTATCCCCAAGGCAGTGAAGAGAGGGAGCCCCATTGCTCTACTTTGGTCAAATAGAGGATGAGGGGCACACAGGAGATGAAGATAAGGTTGAAGAAACCCATGGTAGAAAGGAAATGAGCCACTTCGCCGAGGCTGGCACTTCCCAGGAACATCTTGAATAGCACCTGGATGGTGAGAAGACAACACGGTGGACCAGTTGGACCCATTGCTACCTTAGGTGGTCTCACCTTATAAAGAGCTGAAGTTGAGGCTGAGCCCACAGCTAGCGCCACACCCACGAAGGAGTCGCCATGGAAACCGTCAGCATACGCCATCATGACGATTCCTGTGATGGCCATGATGGCAGCAACAATCTAAACAAAGGGTCCATTAATGAAATGGGAGACCACCTCCTTCTATCTTCATCTCTACTTCAAAATGTACATACCCGGACACCCATGAAGCGATCCTTGAGGACGATCCAGGACAAGAGAAAGACAAAAGCCTTGTGGCAGCAGTAAAGGGCGGAGACATCAGTAGCGGTCAACTTCTTCAAGGCCAAAAGGTACAAGTAGTTTGTCAGCGTCGACAAGATGGAGAAAGGTGCCGTCCTCTTTACAAAAAGCTTCAGAGTCATTCCTTCTTCGCCAAACAGCTTGCTGCACTCTCTAACAAAAGACACCATATATCTTAATATTATCTTCACAGGATATGAAGTATGGATGGATTACCTGAATTTTTGAATGGGTGTCTGCTTCTCCCTTGTGGTCACCACATGTCCAGAGTAATAAATAGGAAAGAAGAGGATATTCCAGTTGCTGCTGAACCAGGATATGAAGAAAGGACAGGAGAATGACTGGAAGGTCAGCTTGACCACCTGAGTGGTACCCAcccaggaggaggagatgcaCAGCACCATCAGTAAGCCACCAAACACCTTCAGCACTGTGCTGGTACATGTCTGGTACGATTGGCTCTCCGCACTTGTCTCACTGCCGGGCGTCTCGGCGTGAGACTCCAAACCATCCTCTCCTAaggaaaagataaaaaaatttgTTATGTTGTGGTACGTTATAATAATCATAACACTAGTTAGAAATCTGATtaatgtcatttgtgtcaaaaaaaaaaaaaaatgcagtcatTAATGtccaccccccccaaaaaaaaaaaaagttcaggtACATTCTTTAACTTTCAGCATACAGTGATCAATTTTCACCAGAGCAGGAAATCAAAGATGACTCGCCTGCTGCCCAAGCTCTCTCTGCTAGCTCAGCATGTGGCACATGCCTGCAAGTATCTCATTATTGCatcaatggattttttttttttaaatcgataTAAAGTCAAGGAGTACGGTAAAGCCACCCACGAGCTGAATGAAAATGGATTGCTAGTAAATGATGCTTTGTTTGCTCGTGTCTATAAAGGCAACTCATAATTATGCTATAATagtaaaaaggaaatgaacgattaaatattttattatccatCACTATCACCAAACCAGATTCACTAAGACTGAAATACAATTAGTAAAAGTCAATTAATATGGACTTTTACAATGGCGTGCTGTCATTCAGCAAGAATACAACAGCTTCCATTCTTGTCTGCTTCATTTCATCCTCCAAACATAATGTGTTTGtcattacagaaaaaaaaccttttgctTCTGTCCTAAGGTATAAAAGCCACTACAGGCTGATCTGCGGCCAAAATGCGATGATATTAAAACTCCACTATTCCCTTGTCCCGGAAAGCAGCTCTCATGGCCAACATTGTCTCTCATATGAGGCTGTGTTATTGCTCCTGCTTCCGAGTTGCAACGATGGTGGATGCAGCATGGAAAAGTGAGATTTTAAAATAAGTCAACAAATTGGGGTCAACCATTTTTGCACTGCAGTCCAATGATggccaaaaaaatgtcaatcaaaCCAAACAGCTCCAAAGTGCCGCATAGAACAGGGTCATTCATTACTGGCTTGTTTTTAATGGAGCTCATCCACCCAGTGTGGCGCACTCTGCTACTCCAACCCAACATTTCAATttgttgtgcattttattgcGACATTGATAGATGGACTCCCGCTGGAGCTCATGTCAGAGCACAGTACAGCCTTGATAAGTCGTCTTAAGGAGAAGCGGGATGCTGATGATGCTTACGGAAAGGCGATTAAGGTATCTTATTTCAATCTCTAAAAACAAAGGTAAGCTATACAAATTAGAAAATGGATTTGCAAGATGTTCTTAGGGATCAGCGTGCCTGAAAGGACAAGTGAGCAGAACTtgctgatgtgttttttttttccccctgattCAAGCTGGCTATCTATCTGCATGCAGCACGTCTCCCTCCGAAGATACAAAGGTGTGTAGTTCTGCTTCCCATGCACAACTTGAACTCATCATCCTGACATGTAGTACATTCTTCACCATGTGCTTAAAGACacaagatctttttttttttggcttgcaATTTACATAGCCTACATGTAAAAGTAGAGTCAACTTGGAGTTACCTTCAGAAATGGGGCAGGTCAGGACCTGAGTGCTGTAGGAGCTGAGAGGAGCTACTCGGGCTGAGTGCTTCTTCATCCTCCACTGGGGGCCTCAACACACTGTCCTTCCCTGGGAAGTACGTGTGTGAACGTGTGTGCACTCTCAGAAGCTCTTCCTCCTGGCTCCGTGCATCCTTAGTCCTCCCTTTTCTTCACCTTCCTCTTCACACTCTTCACTTATCCCCCCCACCCAGCCCCACGACTCTTCCCGGATCTGTCAACTCTTCTCCTCAGCACTCCAGTTTGGCCCAGCTCACTCTCTGCAgacttcctctcctcctctttctgtcTGGATTGTAGTGATACAGCTGACTGGCGGAACTATTGTTGCAATGTCATGCCGTGATCCAGCGCTGTCACTGTCTCCGAGGAAGATTGAGCTTCAAGTGTGTGGCATGGCGCAATCACTAGCCTCATTTCACTCCATCCTCGCCACCCCCACTTGGTTTGTCTCTGTTCAACTCGCTTTAGCCCTCCCTCCTCTTTTGCGCCACAAATCAGCAGCTTTGTTTGGATGGTAACCAAGCAGCCCGGGCTGATTATGCTGCGCTTGCTCCTCTCCTCTAGTGGTCCCCCATCCTCTTTCTGAGTGAGGAGACTTCTCGCTGCAGTCTCTCCGTATCTTTTGCTCTAGTCATGTTAGCAGAATATCATCTGAGCTGTACAAATTTGTGGTCACTTTAAATGGTGCCAGTTATGACtactttttaacattttttttttttcccatcagtTATGAGaggattttttaattatttcagctgttaattttatattttgctataattaaaaaaaaaaaaacaatttcactATAGGTTTGTTCTTATTTCTAATATTacaaaaaactgttttaattTCAGGACAACTACAGTTTAGCCCGGGCATCAACATGCTGTTGACATGTCATACAAATCTCAGCCAGCCAAAATTCACATTCTGCACCAGAGtgtgcagcattttttttttgtgtgctgtgTCTGAGCTTATAAAATAGAACAAGTCACTCTTTTGAATCTTACAGATGAGGGCCATATATCAACACCAAGGTGACTTTTACTTGTTTGAAGCCATATTTCAAAAACGGATGTAATAATTTTATGGAAGGTCAGCACGGTGAACATTTATTGTATCACATAAACCCAACCATAAAATCGACAAAATCGACTCTATACCCGCATCCATTAGATTGAATAAATGTGTCATCCAAGTTCCGCTGAAGCTCTAACATTTGCTCTGGTGTAAGCGGAAGGTAGGAGGATGGATCTCATGAGAGGAGGGTCACTTAAAAATAGACTTGCTGATGAGTGGAGACAAAAGCTAGACAGAGAGGGACGGCAAAAGAAGCATCCAGTCAGCAAAGCCCAGGATGCTAATCGCTATCTGATTAAGAGGGATGTCTCCAGAACAGGCACTGCCACTGTCACTCCAAAGGGACGAGTAAAATACCAGTGATTGCTCCAAAAAATCTCGTTTTGTAGCATGAATATATTTATAGCTGActaattaaaatgcatttagTGTTTTATATCATGATGGCACGTATTGTCATCATTTAGTGGTGTAGAATGAAGCCTGAAATGCACCCATTGTTGAATTAATAAATCTCCATCTATTGTAACCACCAAAACTACCAAATGGACATACCGCCGATCAAAGCAACACATAATAAAGCATCTCCCCTCTTAGCCCCCCATAGCAACAGCTGCAGCCCCGTCTACTGATGCAAAAAATCCTTTTATTAGGCCCCTTTTGTCATTTAGATTTGCAAACACTTCTCACTCAtatgaggcttttttttttagcctgtcTGTCTCTAAATATCTCAAggaggaaaatgaagaatgatAAAATGGACTGCTAGTAATTGCTGATTGAACCGTCAAGACGATCCTCTACTGCTAGAGTAGTCTGTCCTCACTTTGCCCTCCAAGTACTTGAGTTGGAAATATGGAGGATGACGGCATCTAGTGGTGAATAGGAAAATAGCAGATTTCAAGTCCATTGACTCCAGTCCATGAAACCATTTTGGCTCCAAAGTGGCAACCCAAATTTTTGGAAAGGAGGTTCAGTTTagaaacatccatccattttctgtaccgctgtatccccacgggggtcgcgggcttgctggagcctatcccagctgtcatcgggcagtaggcgggggacaccctgaaccggttgccagccaatcgcagggcacacagagacgaacaaccatccgcacacgcactcacacctaggggcaatttcgagcgctcaatcagcctaccaagcatgtgtttggggatgtgggaggaaaccggaaggcccggagaaaacccacgcggacacggggagaacatgcaaactccacacagggagggccggaggtggaatcaaacccgcaccctccgtactgtgaggcggacgtgctagccagtgcgccaccgagccgcccagtTTAGAAACACAATTGAAAATACTACAAATGTATACATTTTCCATTTAATCAAATATGAAGGAAGattatttctgtttttgaCATGCTCTCTAAATCTGTGCACAAATCAACTGTCCTTGTGTgaatgaatattaaaaattGCTCCTAGCTTTGTACATGCTGCATCAAATAATCCGTAAATATAAACTCTTAATTTTATTAGAAGGCATTGAaggtcaattttttttattgatgccGTGTACTCATTGAGTCTGCAAGGGCACTTAAAGACAGCTCACAATACTCAGGTCTGCTCGTAACCATGCTAAACTTGCCTCTATTGTACCATAATATAAATCTAATATCAGTACTTTTGTTTCAGTGATGTTCAAGCTGTCCGACTATCCAAAATCCCCTGACGAGAAGTACATCAACATCCAAAGGTGAAACATTGCACCCGTTCCATACGGGATGTTTTTGCAGATCCTCAGGAGACTGTGGAGGCTAACAGCACTCCAGGAGTCATTCAGGCAAGGCTTACATCTCGCTCGACACTCTACTTGATATAAATAGCCTTGCAAGAGAAGGCCTGGGAACGGCTGACTTGAAAATAGCTGCATGAATATGCTCAATGTTGAAAGAAGAATGATTTGGTGTTAACATTGTTTATAGATTTGGATGAGAAAAGTCGCCCGAATGATTAATGCTTCCTTTATGCTACTCAACTGCACTTTAAAACACAATGTTTCTCCTTCTAATTTCCCTCTAAGTGCATTAGATGGTCTTGCTGTGAAAGCAGTGATAGGACAATAACATTTCGGAGAAGTACCTGGCATTTATGCTGCGTTAGACTTGTTCAGCCAGTAGGTAGTGTGCATTGCCCCCCTTTTTAATTTTGCCATTTAAACCCAGATACAAAGCAACTTAATTGAATGGTTTTTCAACAGACGCTGAGGAGGCATGCTATTATCGTGTGGAACGGTAGGAGACAAAAAACTATGCTGGGAATAGCACTttgccccccctcctctttttggaAAGTCAATTCGATTTCCGTGCCTCTTGTGCATATCATGGAGGTCGGGATATTATCTGCTTTCTTGTTGAAAGCACTATTGACTTTGCCTCAAACCTCCATTACGGTATGATGTATTATAGCCAAGACCTTGTCGCGAAATGTAGTACGTGAGCCTCAAAGGCAAATTCTAGCAATACACAGATGGCAAGAAGCAATCATACCAAAGTGCCAAGAGGATCTTTTTTGAAATGGCATGAATTTTATCTATGTGATATTTGTCTATGGGAAGTGATACTCATTTGCACTCAAGAAAATGACTTTccaaaaattcattttgtaCATGATTAATTAATTCAGACTGCTTCTTaccttcataaaaaaaaaattaaaaaaagatgaataggCGGCGTCTGCACAGATGGCATATCTTATCGGAAAATcggaaatgtttttcaaatcaaatcaacccCTTTGGCTTGCAGACGTCTTTTTACGGGCTGGCAATGGGTGTTATTATGATGCACACCTGCTCCTCAGGCCTGAAATTACAGCACCGCCGACATCCCATCATTCACCTCCCCCTGTTACACAATGCAAATATTACTGCCTGACTAGGCTGTTATTCATACACAATATACTGTGTGTTACTTAAAAGTGACTCACAGGAGGAAATATTTTGACTGGACTTAGATTAAACAATAACTATTGTGATGAATGCACCTCCTGGTGGATTTGGGGTGTTATAACCATTAGAGGTTTCGTACATTTGAGAATCATTCAGTTCTGCTACTTTTGAAACAAGCATGctttaattgttttaaatagTTTTGGGACCAATTAAGAGAATTTGCATGAGCATTTT
Above is a genomic segment from Syngnathus acus chromosome 22, fSynAcu1.2, whole genome shotgun sequence containing:
- the slc35f4 gene encoding solute carrier family 35 member F4 isoform X1, translating into MTSAEIVVESCKQPCIGLEPLDGKNTLDLPGKSTPSGGTGRTGPLVNGGSKVTDNGVHDIEDRILRITGYYGYNPGYSSHRREDGLESHAETPGSETSAESQSYQTCTSTVLKVFGGLLMVLCISSSWVGTTQVVKLTFQSFSCPFFISWFSSNWNILFFPIYYSGHVVTTREKQTPIQKFRECSKLFGEEGMTLKLFVKRTAPFSILSTLTNYLYLLALKKLTATDVSALYCCHKAFVFLLSWIVLKDRFMGVRIVAAIMAITGIVMMAYADGFHGDSFVGVALAVGSASTSALYKVLFKMFLGSASLGEVAHFLSTMGFFNLIFISCVPLILYLTKVEQWGSLSSLPWGYMCGLAGLWLVFNILVHVGVVLTYPILISIGTLLSVPGNAAVDILKHAVIFSMVRLAATCIICLGFLLLLLPEEWDSATLRLLATIADKKSEDHGEELTESSMHTRSRSRANGAVSLPLA
- the slc35f4 gene encoding solute carrier family 35 member F4 isoform X2, which encodes MKKHSARVAPLSSYSTQVLTCPISEGEDGLESHAETPGSETSAESQSYQTCTSTVLKVFGGLLMVLCISSSWVGTTQVVKLTFQSFSCPFFISWFSSNWNILFFPIYYSGHVVTTREKQTPIQKFRECSKLFGEEGMTLKLFVKRTAPFSILSTLTNYLYLLALKKLTATDVSALYCCHKAFVFLLSWIVLKDRFMGVRIVAAIMAITGIVMMAYADGFHGDSFVGVALAVGSASTSALYKVLFKMFLGSASLGEVAHFLSTMGFFNLIFISCVPLILYLTKVEQWGSLSSLPWGYMCGLAGLWLVFNILVHVGVVLTYPILISIGTLLSVPGNAAVDILKHAVIFSMVRLAATCIICLGFLLLLLPEEWDSATLRLLATIADKKSEDHGEELTESSMHTRSRSRANGAVSLPLA